Part of the Falco cherrug isolate bFalChe1 chromosome 1, bFalChe1.pri, whole genome shotgun sequence genome, AGTACTGCCACCTGCGCGGGGGCTATGCGCCCTACAAGctgggccgggggctgcgcgcCACCACGCCAGTCATCCAGGCCTGCTACTCGGGGACGCCGCGGCCCGTGGACCTGCCGCCCGTGGAGCCGGCGCCGCCGCTCAACACACAATGCGGGGAGCTGTACGCCTCGGCCGCCCAGGGCGCCCCGCTGCACCCCCATGGGCTGTGCCCCCCCGAGCGTCACTGCTCGCCGCCCTGCGGCCTCGACCTCTCCAAGAAGAGCCCCACCGGCCCCTccacccagctcctgcccactgACCGCCTGCTGCCTGGCGAGCCCCGCGAGCCCTCGCTTCCCCCACGGCACGACAGCCCCCCCGTCAGCGCTGGCCTCCTGGCTGGCCACCCCGCCGCCTACAAGGATTCCCCGCCGGGCGGCGAGCCAGGGGGGCACCCCCATGTCCCCGACCCCTTCCGCAGCACGCCACCCTGCGCCGAGCCCCCACTGCCCCGTGCTGACGGGCGCGAGCTGATGTACCGCTGGATGAAGCACGAGCCCCTGGGCCCCTACCTGGACGAGggggaggcagagaaggagctggagcGGGAGGAAAAGGCCGAGTCGCCGCCCACAGCGCCGCAGCCCCCGCTACCCCAGCGTGGAAAGCAACGACCTGGAGCCCGATAACAGCACCAGCGAGGAGACGGGCAGCAGCGAGGGCCCCTCGCCCGGCGATGCACTGGACCGCTACTGCAACCACCTGGGCTACGAGCCGGAGAGCCTGGGCGACAACTTATATGTCTGCATCCCCTGTGGCAAGGGCTTCCCCAGCTCCGAGCAGCTCAATGCCCACGTGGAGGCCCACAACGAAGAGGAGCTCTATCACAAGGCAGCGGCCGAGCAGGCCGTGCCCTTCCTGGACAAGGGTGGCCCGGGGCTGGGTGACATCCTGCGGCCCTACCGCTGCTCCTCCTGCGACAAGTCCTACAAGGACCCGGCCACGCTGCGGCAGCATGAGAAGACGCACTGGCTGACGCGCCCCTACCCCTGCACCATCTGCGGCAAGAAGTTCACGCAACGCGGCACCATGACCCGCCACATGCGCAGCCATCTCGGCCTCAAGCCCTTTGCCTGCGACGCCTGCGGGATGCGCTTCACCCGCCAGTACCGCCTGACCGAGCACATGCGCATCCATTCAGGCGAGAAGCCCTACGAGTGCCAGGTGTGCGGTGGGAAGTTCGCCCAGCAGCGCAACCTCATCAGCCACATGAAGATGCACGCGGCTGGCCCTGACGGCAAAGCCAAGCTGGACTTCCCTGACAGCGTCTACGCCATGGCCCGCCTCACCGCCGACCAGCTGGGGCTCAAGCAGGAGAAGGCGGCCGAGCTG contains:
- the HIC1 gene encoding LOW QUALITY PROTEIN: hypermethylated in cancer 1 protein (The sequence of the model RefSeq protein was modified relative to this genomic sequence to represent the inferred CDS: deleted 1 base in 1 codon) translates to MRVHRDLGWLAEATGRPGRRARSGMLDAMEVPSHSRQLLLQLNTQRTKGFLCDVIIVVQNALFRAHKNILAASSAYLKSLVVHDNLLNLDHEMVSPGIFRLILDFIYTGRLAECEPGSEQSLGAVLAAASYLQIPGLVALCKKKLKRSGKYCHLRGGYAPYKLGRGLRATTPVIQACYSGTPRPVDLPPVEPAPPLNTQCGELYASAAQGAPLHPHGLCPPERHCSPPCGLDLSKKSPTGPSTQLLPTDRLLPGEPREPSLPPRHDSPPVSAGLLAGHPAAYKDSPPGGEPGGHPHVPDPFRSTPPCAEPPLPRADGRELMYRWMKHEPLGPYLDEGEAEKELEREEKAESPPTAPQPRYPSVESNDLEPDNSTSEETGSSEGPSPGDALDRYCNHLGYEPESLGDNLYVCIPCGKGFPSSEQLNAHVEAHNEEELYHKAAAEQAVPFLDKGGPGLGDILRPYRCSSCDKSYKDPATLRQHEKTHWLTRPYPCTICGKKFTQRGTMTRHMRSHLGLKPFACDACGMRFTRQYRLTEHMRIHSGEKPYECQVCGGKFAQQRNLISHMKMHAAGPDGKAKLDFPDSVYAMARLTADQLGLKQEKAAELLSHTSHFLSDPKAMESLYPLAKFTAEHLGLSQDKAAEVLAQAPHLHAEAARTIERYSPP